In the Streptomyces coeruleoprunus genome, TACGGCGCGGGCCTCGTCCTCGCCCCGTACGGCTGCCGCGAACAGGACGGCGATCCGCTCCATCTCCGGGGCGCCCATGCCCTGGGTGGTCACCGCGGCGGTCCCGAAGCGGATGCCGCGGCCGTCGCCGTACGGCAGGGCGCAGGTGTCCAGGACCATCCCCGCGGCCGCGAGGCGGGCGCGTGCGGTGCGTCCGTCGACGCTGTGGGGGCCGGGGTCTGCGGTGATCAGATGCGTGTCCGTGCCGCCGGTGGTGATCGTGAAGCCGTGCCGCCCGAGCGCCTCGGCGAGGACGCGGGCGTTGGCGACCACCCGATGGGCGTACGCGTGGAACACGGGGGTCGCCGCCTCGCCGAACGCGACGGCCTTCGCGGCGATGGTGTGCATCTGGGCGCCGCCCTGCGTGAACGGGAACACCGCCCGATCGATCCGCTCGGCCAGCTCCTGTCCGCACAGGATCATGCCGCCGCGCGGCCCGCGCAGCACCTTGTGCGTCGTGGCGCACACGACGTCGGCGTGCGGTACGGGGCTGGGGGCGGCGCCGCCGGCGACGAGGCCGATCGGATGGGCCGCGTCGGCGATCAGCGCGGCGCCGACCTCGTCGGCGATCTCCCGGAACTCGGCGTAGTCGATGTGCCGGGGGTACGAGATCGAGCCGCACACGATGGCCTTGGGGCGGTGCTGGTGGGCGAGGTCACGCACCTGGGCGTAGTCGATGAGCCCGCTCTCGGCGTCGACGC is a window encoding:
- the glyA gene encoding serine hydroxymethyltransferase, which encodes MPVTAGVEDARTRAHGEDADDVLRRQDPEIADVLAGEARRQSDSLQLIAAENFVSPAVLAALGSPLANKYAEGYPGRRHHGGCEYADAAERLAVERARTLFGAEHANVQAHSGSSAVLAAYAALLRPGDTVLAMGLAHGGHLTHGSPANFSGRWFTFVPYGVDAESGLIDYAQVRDLAHQHRPKAIVCGSISYPRHIDYAEFREIADEVGAALIADAAHPIGLVAGGAAPSPVPHADVVCATTHKVLRGPRGGMILCGQELAERIDRAVFPFTQGGAQMHTIAAKAVAFGEAATPVFHAYAHRVVANARVLAEALGRHGFTITTGGTDTHLITADPGPHSVDGRTARARLAAAGMVLDTCALPYGDGRGIRFGTAAVTTQGMGAPEMERIAVLFAAAVRGEDEARAVRAEVRELAERFPPYRG